The following proteins are encoded in a genomic region of Periophthalmus magnuspinnatus isolate fPerMag1 chromosome 10, fPerMag1.2.pri, whole genome shotgun sequence:
- the psmd10 gene encoding 26S proteasome non-ATPase regulatory subunit 10, producing the protein MEGSVSNVEICNFAYTGQFDKLRQCILSDKRLASKTDQDRRTALHWACSAGHTAIVEFLLDMGADVNLQDDASWAPLHIAASAGREDIVRSLISKGAQLNSVNQNGCTPLHYAASKDRYEIARVLLENGADPNATDKLDSTPLHRAAAKGNYRLIQLLLKQSASTNIQDSQGNTALHLACDEERVEAAKLLVEHGASIYIENKEEKTPVQMAKGALGNILQRIVEG; encoded by the exons ATGGAGGGCTCCGTGTCGAATGTAGAGATCTGTAACTTCGCGTACACGGGGCAGTTTGACAAATTAAGACAGTGCATTTTGTCAGATAAAAGACTCGCTTCAAAAACGGATCAG GACCGGAGGACTGCTCTGCACTGGGCCTGCTCTGCGGGACACACCGCCATAGTGGAGTTTCTGCTGGacatgggagctgatgtcaacCTGCAGGACGAT GCGTCATGGGCCCCTCTTCACATCGCGGCTTCAGCAGGCAGAGAAGACATCGTGCGCTCTCTGATCTCCAAAGGCGCTCAGctcaactctgtcaatcaaaatgGCTGCACGCCTCTTCACTACGCAGCGTCAAAAGACCGATACGAG ATCGCTCGGGTTCTACTAGAAAACGGAGCCGACCCCAATGCCACAGACAAGTTGGACTCTACTCCACTTCACCGAGCGGCCGCCAAAGGAAACTACCGCCTCATCCAGCTCCTGCTCAAACAAAGCGCCTCCACAAACATCCAGGACTCCCAGGGCAACACGGCTCT TCACCTGGCCTGCGATGAGGAGCGGGTAGAAGCGGCTAAACTGCTGGTGGAGCATGGAGCCAGTATTTACATTGAGAACAAAGAGGAGAAGACCCCTGTTCAGATGGCAAAAGGGGCTCTGGGGAACATTCTGCAGCGGATCGTGGAGGGATGA
- the nxt2 gene encoding NTF2-related export protein 2 — MASTVDFRTHVDQSCRYSEEFVNIYYDCMDKKRRNLTRLYLDKATLVWNGNAVSGQEALAEFFESLPSSEFQVLTSDCQPVHEQATQGQTTLLVLTCGLVKFEGNKQRYFNQNFLLTAQASPNNDQPVWKIASDCFRFQDWNS; from the exons ATGGCGAGCACAGTG GACTTCAGGACCCACGTGGACCAGTCGTGCCGATATTCTGAGGAGTTTGTCAACATTTATTATGACTGCATGGACAAAAAGAGAAGG AATCTGACTCGACTTTACCTGGACAAAGCCACACTGGTGTGGAACGGAAATGCGGTGTCTGGACAGGAGGCTCTGGCTGAGTTTTTTGAGTCTCTTCCTTCCAGTGAATTTCAAGTTCTCACATCAGACTGTCAGCCAGTCCACG aacAAGCGACACAAGGCCAGACTACGCTGCTCGTGTTGACCTGTGGACTGGTCAAGTTTGAAGGAAACAAGCAACGTTATTTCAACCAGAACTTTCTGTTAACGGCACAAGCTTCACCCAACAACGACCAGCCAGTTTGGAAAATCGCCAGCGACTGCTTCAGGTTTCAGGACTGGAACAGCTGA